One Microbacterium sp. No. 7 genomic window carries:
- a CDS encoding ferrochelatase — protein MTALHDTGVAATGAARAKVPAATRPAPLAEGALVPAGTAATRGGAPFATQPVDYDAVLLLGFGGPEGQDDVIPFLRNVTAGRGIPDERLEEVAHHYRHFGGVSPINDHNRALRAALQAELDGRGHRLPVYWGNRNWAPYVDEALQRAFDDGHRSILAIATSAYSSYSSCRQYREDLADALEATGLPLEIDKVREFFDHPGFVTPFVDGLRAGIAQLAERGIDVADAEILFSTHSIPNVDADRSGAPEDGFGPGGAYLAQHLAVAEQIMAQLGDRCPWQLVFQSRSGPAHVPWLEPDINDAMQDLPARGRKAVLIVPLGFVSDHMEVMWDLDTEALQTAADLGLAAVRTATPGLHPAFVAGLADLVEERLQGTPPERRPHLTALGPAYDVCRPGCCENTHRGFRPALAGVIP, from the coding sequence ATGACCGCCCTGCACGACACCGGCGTCGCCGCGACCGGCGCGGCGCGCGCCAAAGTCCCGGCCGCCACCCGGCCCGCGCCGCTCGCCGAGGGCGCGCTCGTGCCCGCCGGCACCGCTGCGACGCGCGGGGGAGCGCCCTTCGCGACGCAGCCCGTCGACTACGACGCCGTGCTGCTGCTCGGCTTCGGCGGACCCGAGGGCCAGGACGACGTCATCCCGTTCCTGCGCAACGTGACGGCCGGCCGCGGCATCCCCGACGAGCGCCTCGAGGAGGTCGCGCACCACTACCGCCACTTCGGCGGGGTGTCGCCCATCAACGACCACAACCGCGCGCTGCGCGCCGCCCTGCAGGCCGAGCTCGACGGCCGCGGCCACCGCCTGCCCGTGTACTGGGGCAACCGCAACTGGGCCCCGTACGTCGACGAGGCGCTGCAGCGGGCGTTCGACGACGGACACCGCAGCATCCTCGCGATCGCCACGAGCGCCTACAGCTCCTACTCGTCGTGCCGCCAGTACCGCGAGGACCTCGCCGACGCGCTGGAGGCGACGGGCCTGCCGCTGGAGATCGACAAGGTGCGCGAGTTCTTCGACCACCCCGGCTTCGTCACGCCGTTCGTCGACGGCCTGCGCGCGGGCATCGCGCAGCTCGCCGAGCGCGGGATCGACGTCGCCGACGCCGAGATCCTGTTCTCGACGCACTCGATCCCGAACGTGGATGCCGACCGGTCGGGCGCTCCGGAGGACGGCTTCGGGCCCGGCGGCGCCTACCTGGCGCAGCACCTGGCCGTGGCCGAGCAGATCATGGCGCAGCTGGGCGACCGGTGCCCGTGGCAGCTGGTGTTCCAGAGCCGCTCGGGCCCCGCGCACGTGCCGTGGCTGGAGCCCGACATCAACGACGCGATGCAGGACCTTCCGGCGCGCGGGCGGAAGGCCGTGCTCATCGTGCCGCTCGGCTTCGTGAGCGACCACATGGAGGTGATGTGGGACCTCGACACCGAGGCGCTGCAGACCGCCGCCGACCTCGGCCTCGCCGCCGTGCGCACCGCGACGCCCGGGCTGCACCCCGCCTTCGTCGCGGGCCTCGCCGACCTCGTCGAGGAGCGGCTGCAGGGCACGCCACCCGAGCGGCGCCCACACCTCACGGCCCTCGGCCCCGCCTACGACGTGTGCCGTCCCGGATGCTGCGAGAACACCCACCGCGGGTTCCGCCCGGCCCTCGCGGGGGTCATTCCGTGA
- a CDS encoding aldo/keto reductase → MSPNEPRFPPARGGDLHRPYTAAEDRYTVADYRQVGTSGLYLPPISLGLWWNFGDNIPFDDQRALLRHAFDRGITHFDLANNYGPPYGSAETNFGRMMREDFAPYRDELIISSKAGWDMWPGPYGQQSARKYLLASADQSLTRMGLDYVDVFYSHRFDAVTPLEETVGALDTLVRQGKALYVGISSYSAERTAEAAAIARSLGTPLVIHQPAYSILNRWIEDGLTGVLAQEGMGAIAFTPLAQGLLTSKYLGDGTAVRAQQRGSLRGDRLSEHGLATLRGLDVIARERGQSLAQLALQWVLREPVVTSALIGASRPEQLDENLAALDGPAFTIEELERIDALSDGLDVDLWATSAQA, encoded by the coding sequence ATGAGCCCCAACGAGCCGCGCTTTCCCCCCGCGCGCGGCGGAGACCTGCACCGCCCGTACACCGCCGCCGAAGACCGCTACACCGTCGCCGACTACCGCCAGGTGGGCACGAGCGGCCTGTACCTGCCGCCGATCTCGCTCGGCCTGTGGTGGAACTTCGGCGACAACATCCCGTTCGACGACCAGCGTGCGCTGCTGCGGCACGCGTTCGACCGGGGCATCACGCACTTCGACCTCGCCAACAACTACGGGCCGCCGTACGGCTCGGCCGAGACGAACTTCGGCCGCATGATGCGCGAGGACTTCGCCCCCTACCGCGACGAGCTCATCATCTCGTCGAAGGCCGGCTGGGACATGTGGCCCGGACCCTACGGCCAGCAGAGCGCGCGCAAGTACCTCCTCGCGAGCGCCGACCAGTCGCTGACGCGGATGGGCCTCGACTACGTCGACGTCTTCTACTCGCATCGCTTCGACGCCGTCACGCCGCTCGAGGAGACGGTCGGCGCGCTCGACACGCTCGTGCGGCAGGGCAAGGCGCTCTACGTCGGCATCTCGTCGTACAGCGCCGAGCGCACCGCCGAGGCCGCGGCGATCGCCCGCAGCCTGGGCACGCCGCTGGTGATCCACCAGCCCGCGTACTCGATCCTCAACCGCTGGATCGAGGACGGGCTCACAGGCGTGCTGGCGCAGGAGGGGATGGGGGCGATCGCCTTCACGCCGCTCGCGCAGGGACTGCTGACCTCGAAGTACCTTGGCGACGGCACGGCCGTGCGCGCGCAGCAGCGCGGCTCGCTGCGCGGCGACCGGCTGAGCGAGCACGGGCTCGCGACCCTCCGCGGTCTCGACGTGATCGCGCGCGAGCGCGGGCAGTCGCTCGCGCAGCTCGCGCTCCAGTGGGTGCTGCGCGAGCCGGTCGTGACGTCGGCGCTCATCGGCGCCTCCCGCCCGGAGCAGCTCGACGAGAACCTCGCGGCGCTCGACGGCCCCGCGTTCACGATCGAGGAGCTCGAGCGCATCGACGCCCTCTCCGACGGGCTCGACGTGGACCTCTGGGCCACGTCGGCTCAGGCATGA
- the hemB gene encoding porphobilinogen synthase, protein MTVFPDRRLRRTRATPALRRLVAQTRLHPAQLVLPVFVKEGIDAPQPIASMPGVSQHPLDGLAAVVDEAARAGIGGVMLFGVPAGRDATGTGAVDPGGILNRAIRVAAEAAAGRLTVQADLCLDEFTDHGHCGVLDERGGVDNDATLEIYARMAVAQAEAGADVLGLSGMMDGQVAAVRQALDAAGHTGVVILAYAAKYASAYYGPFRDAVESTLTGDRRTYQLDPANAREGVEEALADIDEGADVVMVKPAGPYLDVLARVADVSSVPVWAYQVSGEYALIENAAAAGLVDRERAIGETLVGIRRAGAETILTYWAIEAAGWLRDGRDLA, encoded by the coding sequence GTGACCGTCTTCCCCGACCGGCGGCTGCGCCGCACGCGCGCGACGCCCGCACTGCGGCGCCTCGTCGCGCAGACGCGACTGCATCCGGCGCAGCTCGTGCTGCCGGTGTTCGTCAAGGAGGGCATCGACGCGCCGCAGCCGATCGCGAGCATGCCGGGCGTGTCCCAGCATCCGCTCGACGGGCTGGCGGCCGTCGTCGACGAGGCGGCACGTGCCGGCATCGGCGGCGTCATGCTGTTCGGCGTGCCCGCCGGGCGCGACGCGACCGGCACGGGCGCGGTCGACCCGGGCGGCATCCTGAACCGTGCGATCCGCGTGGCCGCGGAGGCGGCCGCGGGACGCCTCACGGTGCAGGCCGACCTGTGCCTCGACGAGTTCACCGACCACGGGCACTGCGGCGTGCTCGACGAACGCGGCGGCGTGGACAACGACGCCACGCTGGAGATCTACGCACGCATGGCGGTCGCGCAGGCCGAGGCGGGCGCCGACGTGCTGGGGCTGTCCGGCATGATGGACGGCCAGGTCGCCGCGGTGCGGCAGGCGCTGGATGCCGCGGGGCACACCGGCGTCGTGATCCTCGCCTACGCGGCGAAGTACGCGTCGGCGTACTACGGGCCGTTCCGCGACGCCGTCGAGTCGACGCTCACGGGCGATCGGCGCACGTACCAGCTCGACCCCGCCAACGCGCGCGAGGGCGTCGAGGAGGCGCTCGCCGACATCGACGAGGGCGCCGACGTCGTGATGGTCAAGCCGGCCGGACCCTACCTCGACGTGCTGGCGCGGGTCGCCGACGTGTCGTCGGTGCCAGTGTGGGCCTACCAGGTGTCGGGGGAGTACGCGCTCATCGAGAACGCCGCGGCCGCCGGGCTGGTCGACCGCGAGCGCGCCATCGGCGAGACGCTCGTCGGCATCCGCCGGGCGGGCGCCGAGACGATCCTGACGTACTGGGCGATCGAGGCCGCCGGCTGGCTGCGCGACGGAAGGGACCTGGCATGA
- a CDS encoding uroporphyrinogen-III synthase, producing MSLRGRRVLIPRRGAWGERVRADVDGRGGIGVIAPLIASAPPRDEEARDRAFAALAAGEYEWLFVTSAAAVEQLVRHGVRVPATTSIAAVGRATARAVADAGFEVAFVPDGQASAATLVTQWCAAHTPGEAGRCLIVRSDLATAYVSDELELRGFDVDVCIGYRTVGVDLEPDVLEDVRSGRIDVVLLTSLSVGRELRRQVGPLPAGTFVASIGPGTTRDAEAIGYTVSHTAHAQSIDALVAELDALMPDVTAEENP from the coding sequence GTGAGCCTGCGCGGCCGGCGCGTGCTGATTCCGAGGCGGGGCGCGTGGGGCGAGCGGGTGCGCGCCGACGTCGACGGGCGCGGCGGCATCGGCGTCATCGCCCCGCTCATCGCCTCGGCTCCGCCCCGCGACGAGGAGGCGCGCGATCGGGCGTTCGCGGCCCTCGCGGCGGGCGAGTACGAATGGCTGTTCGTGACGAGCGCGGCCGCCGTCGAGCAGCTGGTGCGGCACGGCGTCCGCGTGCCCGCCACGACGAGCATCGCCGCCGTCGGCCGCGCGACGGCCCGCGCCGTGGCGGACGCCGGCTTCGAGGTCGCGTTCGTCCCCGACGGCCAGGCCTCGGCGGCGACCCTCGTGACGCAGTGGTGCGCCGCGCACACGCCCGGCGAGGCGGGGCGCTGCCTGATCGTGCGCTCCGACCTGGCGACCGCCTACGTGAGCGACGAGCTGGAGCTGCGCGGCTTCGACGTCGACGTGTGCATCGGCTACCGCACGGTGGGCGTCGACCTCGAGCCCGACGTGCTCGAGGACGTGCGCTCGGGGCGGATCGACGTCGTGCTCCTGACCTCGCTGAGCGTCGGCCGCGAGCTGCGACGACAGGTCGGACCGCTGCCCGCGGGCACGTTCGTCGCGTCGATCGGCCCGGGCACGACGCGCGACGCGGAGGCGATCGGCTATACCGTGAGTCATACCGCGCATGCGCAGTCGATCGATGCGCTCGTCGCCGAGCTCGATGCGCTCATGCCCGACGTCACCGCAGAGGAGAACCCGTGA
- the hemC gene encoding hydroxymethylbilane synthase, with the protein MLREHPPRVPPGPRGGHSVTLRLGTRASLLATTQSGHVADALRAATGQDVELVPITTDGDVLTGPLAQLGGTGVFVAALRDALLRGECDLVVHSMKDLPTAPVPGLRIGAVPARQSARDVLCARDGLSFDDLPRGARVGTGSPRRVAQLRARRPDLRVDGIRGNVDTRLRKVTDGEFDAIVLAEAGLNRIERAGVITDRFPWPASAGQGALAVEIRDDDAGMAAAVAAVDDADARTTALLERAVLHRLEAGCAAPVGIAAQTDADAVRLVAEVYALDGTRSVRAERAVSRADAVEDAPAVAELVVAELLAGGAAALADLGGSAR; encoded by the coding sequence ATGCTGCGAGAACACCCACCGCGGGTTCCGCCCGGCCCTCGCGGGGGTCATTCCGTGACGTTGCGCCTCGGAACCCGGGCGAGCCTGCTCGCCACGACCCAGTCGGGCCACGTCGCCGACGCGCTGCGGGCGGCGACCGGCCAGGACGTCGAGCTCGTGCCGATCACGACCGACGGCGACGTGCTCACCGGTCCGCTCGCCCAGCTCGGCGGCACCGGCGTGTTCGTCGCCGCGCTGCGCGACGCCCTGCTGCGCGGCGAGTGCGACCTGGTCGTGCACTCCATGAAGGACCTGCCCACCGCGCCCGTGCCCGGCCTGCGCATCGGCGCCGTGCCCGCGCGGCAGAGCGCCCGCGACGTGCTGTGCGCCCGCGACGGGCTCTCGTTCGACGACCTGCCCCGGGGCGCCCGCGTCGGCACCGGCTCGCCGCGCCGTGTCGCGCAGCTGCGTGCCCGCCGTCCCGACCTGCGCGTCGACGGCATCCGCGGCAACGTCGACACGCGGCTGCGCAAGGTGACCGACGGCGAGTTCGACGCGATCGTGCTCGCCGAGGCGGGCCTCAACCGCATCGAGCGCGCGGGCGTGATCACCGACCGCTTCCCCTGGCCGGCCTCGGCCGGCCAGGGGGCGCTCGCCGTCGAGATCCGTGACGACGACGCCGGCATGGCCGCCGCGGTCGCGGCCGTCGACGACGCCGATGCGCGCACGACCGCGCTGCTCGAGCGCGCCGTGCTGCACCGGCTCGAGGCCGGGTGCGCGGCGCCCGTCGGCATCGCCGCGCAGACCGACGCCGACGCGGTGCGGCTCGTCGCCGAGGTGTACGCGCTCGACGGCACGCGGTCGGTGCGCGCCGAGCGCGCGGTCTCGCGCGCGGACGCCGTCGAGGACGCCCCGGCGGTCGCGGAGCTTGTCGTCGCCGAGCTGCTCGCCGGCGGGGCGGCGGCGCTCGCCGACCTCGGCGGGAGCGCCCGGTGA
- the hemL gene encoding glutamate-1-semialdehyde 2,1-aminomutase, producing the protein MNEELFARAQGVIPGGVDSPVRAYGSVGGTPRFFVEASGAYVTDAGGRRYVDLVAGWGPALLGHAHPEVIDAVVTAARRGLSFGAPNPSETELAELIRERAPFAERVRLVSTGTEATMTAIRLARGATGRDLVVKFAGHYHGHSDGLLAEAGSGVATLALPGSAGVPAAIAAQTLVLPYNDLSALEEAFASHPGRIAAVITEAAAANMGVVPPVAGFTASLAAMCRRDGALLISDEVLTGFRAGPSGYWGVLRDAGERTLPDLVTFGKVVGGGMPVAAVGGRADVMGLLAPAGPVYQAGTLSGNPVAVAAGLATLRLADTAVYERLREASRVLADAVHAALNAAGMPHVVQRAGTLFSVFWGERVAHGVADYAAATRQDTAAYVRFFHAMLDAGVSLPPSAFEAWFVTAAHDNEALARVIDALPAAARAAAG; encoded by the coding sequence ATGAACGAGGAGCTGTTCGCCCGCGCGCAGGGCGTGATCCCGGGCGGCGTCGACTCGCCCGTGCGCGCCTACGGCTCGGTCGGCGGCACGCCGCGGTTCTTCGTCGAGGCGTCGGGCGCCTACGTGACGGATGCCGGCGGGCGCCGCTACGTCGACCTCGTCGCCGGATGGGGACCGGCGCTGCTCGGCCACGCGCATCCCGAGGTGATCGACGCCGTGGTCACGGCGGCGCGGCGGGGCCTGTCGTTCGGCGCCCCCAACCCGAGCGAGACGGAGCTGGCGGAGCTCATCCGCGAGCGCGCCCCGTTCGCCGAGCGCGTGCGGCTCGTCTCGACGGGCACGGAGGCGACGATGACCGCGATCCGCCTCGCGCGCGGCGCGACGGGCCGCGACCTCGTGGTGAAGTTCGCCGGTCACTACCACGGCCACTCCGACGGCCTGCTGGCCGAGGCCGGCTCGGGCGTCGCCACGCTCGCGCTGCCGGGCTCGGCGGGGGTGCCCGCGGCGATCGCCGCGCAGACGCTGGTGCTGCCCTACAACGACCTGTCCGCGCTCGAGGAGGCCTTCGCGTCGCACCCCGGGCGCATCGCGGCCGTCATCACCGAGGCGGCCGCCGCGAACATGGGCGTCGTGCCGCCCGTCGCGGGCTTCACGGCGTCGCTCGCGGCGATGTGCCGTCGCGACGGCGCGCTGCTCATCAGCGACGAGGTGCTCACCGGCTTCCGGGCGGGGCCCAGCGGATACTGGGGCGTGCTGCGCGATGCCGGCGAGCGCACGCTGCCCGACCTCGTGACGTTCGGCAAGGTCGTGGGCGGCGGGATGCCGGTGGCCGCGGTGGGCGGGCGCGCCGACGTCATGGGCCTGCTGGCTCCGGCCGGTCCCGTGTACCAGGCGGGCACCCTGTCGGGCAATCCCGTGGCGGTCGCGGCGGGCCTGGCGACGCTGCGCCTGGCCGACACGGCCGTGTACGAGAGGCTGCGCGAGGCGTCGCGCGTGCTGGCGGACGCCGTGCACGCCGCGCTCAACGCGGCCGGGATGCCGCACGTCGTGCAGCGCGCCGGCACGCTGTTCAGCGTGTTCTGGGGCGAGCGCGTCGCGCACGGCGTGGCCGACTACGCCGCGGCGACGCGGCAGGACACCGCGGCATACGTCCGGTTCTTCCACGCGATGCTCGACGCGGGCGTGTCGCTGCCGCCGTCGGCGTTCGAGGCGTGGTTCGTCACCGCCGCGCACGACAACGAGGCGCTCGCGCGCGTGATCGACGCGCTCCCCGCCGCCGCCCGCGCCGCCGCCGGATAA
- the rsmA gene encoding 16S rRNA (adenine(1518)-N(6)/adenine(1519)-N(6))-dimethyltransferase RsmA — protein MPVTLLGAAEIRALAAELDVTPTKRLGQNFVVDANTVRKIVHVGRVTASDRVVEVGPGLGSLTLAILETGAAVTAVEIDHRLAARLAATAEAHGVPAGALTVVDADALGVTRLPGDPNVLVANLPYNVSVPVLLHFMQTFPGLERGVVMVQAEVGERLAAPPGSKVYGAPSVKAAWYGPWRLAGTVSRQVFWPVPNVDSVLVAFERDAEPRGSDEERRRVFEIVDAAFQQRRKMLRQALSGVLGGSAASASAILERAGVDPTARGENLSVDDYHRIALAP, from the coding sequence ATGCCCGTGACCCTGCTCGGCGCCGCCGAGATCCGCGCGCTCGCCGCCGAGCTCGACGTGACGCCGACCAAGAGGCTCGGCCAGAACTTCGTCGTCGACGCCAACACGGTGCGCAAGATCGTGCACGTCGGCCGCGTCACGGCATCCGATCGCGTCGTCGAGGTCGGCCCGGGCCTCGGCTCGCTGACCCTCGCGATCCTCGAGACCGGCGCCGCCGTGACCGCGGTCGAGATCGACCATCGGCTCGCGGCCCGGCTCGCGGCGACGGCCGAGGCGCACGGCGTGCCCGCCGGGGCGCTGACCGTCGTCGACGCCGACGCCCTCGGCGTCACGCGGCTCCCGGGCGACCCCAACGTGCTCGTCGCCAACCTTCCCTACAACGTGAGCGTCCCCGTGCTGCTGCACTTCATGCAGACCTTCCCCGGCCTCGAGCGCGGCGTCGTCATGGTGCAGGCCGAGGTGGGGGAGCGCCTCGCGGCGCCGCCCGGCTCCAAGGTCTACGGCGCGCCGAGCGTCAAGGCCGCGTGGTACGGCCCCTGGCGCCTCGCCGGCACCGTCTCGCGGCAGGTGTTCTGGCCCGTGCCCAACGTGGACAGCGTGCTCGTCGCCTTCGAGCGGGATGCCGAGCCGCGAGGCTCCGACGAGGAGCGGCGCCGCGTGTTCGAGATCGTGGACGCCGCGTTCCAGCAGCGCCGCAAGATGCTCCGCCAGGCGCTGTCGGGCGTGCTCGGCGGGTCGGCGGCATCCGCGTCGGCGATCCTCGAGCGGGCCGGCGTCGACCCCACCGCTCGTGGCGAGAACCTGTCGGTCGACGACTATCACCGCATCGCGCTCGCGCCCTGA
- a CDS encoding SGNH/GDSL hydrolase family protein, with product MSTVKRRTGSIAAALVSALLVVGLLPAGVDAAAAIPASAPAVQRVARAAALPLSSPIDQLWLRNQPQFGAPLARGLCFANGACARRFQDGVITWAPAIGVGIVPEGAVHRQYEAMGGAGGVLGPAVDRRLRELPDGGAWQRFAGGGVFQRPDATEAHAVLGDVWAAWSQAGREHGALGYPLKNEYTIAGGTAQDFERGRILWSPATGAHALVGGMLSSWSDRGGERSWLGFPVGEEHEVPGGVSQVFQGGELYWHLATQQVVGVAAGGIRDRYHEYAGQYGPLGLPTGEKTAYADGFLQRFEGGAIVWGPRTGAATITHRALDAWLQDPAGYGWPTQDSVADPARGSIDTFENRQVITFDDRLWSAEPVDEGTAILICDSQCQLDSWVEQGVRAAGYPHVVERAFGGGGYGASSSALGSSVPQALRTDGFLLPQGSPGLVVVTLGGNDASQGISDGVIGDEERALVEMLRARYPDAELVVNGVMSRSSADHQRRRAVDALVVRTAQELGVHAISVAGWASAHGAAYLDGVHLSQAGHDTIGAAYAEALRAALGNIG from the coding sequence GTGAGCACTGTGAAGCGACGGACCGGATCGATCGCGGCGGCACTCGTCTCCGCGCTCCTCGTCGTAGGCCTGCTGCCGGCCGGCGTGGACGCCGCGGCCGCGATCCCGGCGTCGGCTCCCGCGGTGCAGCGCGTCGCGCGCGCCGCGGCGCTGCCCCTGTCGAGCCCGATCGATCAGCTCTGGCTCCGCAACCAGCCGCAGTTCGGGGCGCCGCTGGCGCGGGGACTGTGCTTCGCGAACGGCGCGTGCGCGCGCCGGTTCCAGGACGGCGTGATCACCTGGGCCCCGGCCATCGGCGTTGGCATCGTGCCGGAGGGGGCCGTCCATCGGCAGTACGAGGCGATGGGCGGCGCGGGAGGCGTGCTCGGGCCCGCCGTCGACCGGCGCCTGCGAGAGCTCCCGGACGGCGGCGCATGGCAGCGGTTCGCGGGCGGCGGCGTGTTCCAGCGGCCGGACGCGACCGAGGCGCACGCGGTGCTCGGCGACGTCTGGGCGGCATGGAGCCAGGCGGGCCGCGAGCACGGCGCGCTCGGCTACCCCCTCAAGAACGAGTACACGATCGCCGGCGGCACCGCCCAGGACTTCGAGCGGGGCAGGATCCTCTGGTCGCCGGCGACGGGAGCGCACGCCCTCGTCGGCGGGATGCTGTCGTCGTGGAGCGATCGCGGCGGCGAACGGTCGTGGCTGGGATTCCCCGTCGGCGAGGAGCACGAGGTGCCGGGAGGCGTCAGCCAGGTGTTCCAGGGCGGCGAGCTGTACTGGCATCTCGCGACGCAGCAGGTGGTCGGCGTCGCCGCCGGGGGGATCCGCGACCGCTACCACGAGTACGCGGGCCAGTACGGCCCGCTGGGCCTCCCCACGGGCGAGAAGACCGCGTACGCGGACGGCTTCCTGCAGCGGTTCGAGGGCGGCGCGATCGTGTGGGGCCCCCGCACCGGCGCGGCGACGATCACCCACCGCGCCCTCGACGCGTGGCTGCAGGACCCGGCGGGGTACGGCTGGCCCACGCAGGACTCCGTGGCCGACCCCGCGCGCGGGTCGATCGACACGTTCGAGAACCGCCAGGTCATCACCTTCGACGACCGCCTCTGGTCGGCCGAGCCCGTCGACGAGGGCACCGCGATCCTCATCTGCGACTCGCAGTGCCAGCTGGACAGCTGGGTCGAGCAGGGCGTGCGCGCGGCCGGATACCCGCACGTCGTCGAACGCGCCTTCGGGGGCGGCGGATACGGCGCGTCGTCCTCCGCGCTCGGATCGTCCGTGCCCCAGGCGCTGCGGACCGACGGCTTCCTCCTTCCGCAGGGCTCGCCCGGCCTCGTGGTCGTGACCCTCGGCGGCAACGACGCGAGCCAGGGGATCTCCGACGGCGTGATCGGCGACGAGGAGCGTGCGCTCGTCGAGATGCTCCGCGCGCGGTATCCCGACGCGGAGCTCGTCGTGAACGGCGTGATGAGCCGATCGAGCGCGGACCATCAGCGGCGCCGGGCCGTGGACGCCCTCGTCGTCCGCACCGCGCAGGAGCTGGGCGTGCACGCGATCTCCGTCGCGGGGTGGGCGTCGGCCCACGGCGCCGCCTATCTCGACGGCGTGCACCTGTCGCAGGCGGGACATGACACGATCGGGGCCGCCTACGCCGAGGCGCTGAGGGCGGCGCTGGGAAATATAGGCTGA
- the hemQ gene encoding hydrogen peroxide-dependent heme synthase → MTDQLGYALFAVLGGPRPRAGAPEGLPALAAAVEALPAAGVTLRGFYDVTGMRADADLMIWLHGEDPAALQKALRELRRTPALAGFSCVWSAMGVHREAEFNKRHVPGYLRGEHARGWLCVYPFVRSYEWYLLPDEERSAMLAQHGRKGAAFTDVVANTISTFGLSDYEWLLPLESDNLTSLVDMMRDLRATDARRHVREEVPFYTGRRVEPTELAEVLS, encoded by the coding sequence ATGACAGACCAGCTCGGCTACGCCCTGTTCGCCGTTCTCGGCGGCCCCCGCCCCCGCGCCGGGGCCCCGGAGGGGCTTCCCGCGCTCGCCGCCGCGGTCGAGGCGCTGCCCGCCGCGGGCGTCACGCTGCGCGGCTTCTACGACGTCACGGGCATGCGCGCCGACGCCGACCTCATGATCTGGCTGCACGGCGAAGACCCCGCCGCGCTGCAGAAGGCGCTGCGCGAGCTGCGCCGCACCCCGGCGCTCGCCGGCTTCTCGTGCGTCTGGAGCGCCATGGGCGTGCACCGCGAGGCGGAGTTCAACAAGCGGCACGTGCCCGGCTACCTGCGCGGCGAGCACGCGCGGGGCTGGCTGTGCGTCTACCCGTTCGTGCGCAGCTACGAGTGGTACCTGCTGCCCGACGAGGAGCGCTCCGCCATGCTCGCCCAGCACGGCCGCAAGGGCGCCGCCTTCACCGACGTCGTCGCCAACACGATCTCGACGTTCGGCCTGAGCGACTACGAGTGGCTGCTGCCGCTGGAGAGCGACAACCTCACGAGCCTCGTCGACATGATGCGCGACCTGCGCGCGACCGACGCCCGCCGCCACGTGCGCGAGGAGGTCCCGTTCTACACGGGCCGTCGCGTCGAGCCCACCGAGCTCGCCGAGGTGCTGAGCTGA